A region of Oryzias latipes chromosome 18, ASM223467v1 DNA encodes the following proteins:
- the vbp1 gene encoding prefoldin subunit 3: MAATIDPSNASQATKKKHLGIPEAVFLEDVDFFMKQPGNETADTVLRRLDEQYQKYKYMELNLSQKKLRLKNQIPQITQTLEILRHMQKKKKTTEPMETHFLLADSVYCKASVPPTDKVCLWLGANVMLEYDIDEAQALLEKNLSTASRNLETLEDDLDFLRDQFTTTEVNMARVYNWDVKRRSKENLLKSAEKS, from the exons ATGGCGGCGACCATAGATCCCAGCAATGCTTCACAGGCGACAAAGAAAAAGCACCTCGGCATCCCTGAAgcagtgtttttg GAGGATGTCGACTTTTTTATGAAGCAGCCAGGCAATGAGACGGCAGACACCGTCCTGAGGAGGCTGGACGAACAGTACCAGAAATATAAATACATGGAGCTCAACCTGTCTCAGAAAAAACTTAG GTTGAAAAATCAGATCCCACAAATCACACAGACGCTAGAAATTCTACGACACATGCAGAAGAAAAAG aaaaccacagaaCCCATGGAAACACATTTCCTACTGGCTGACAGCGTTTACTGCAAGGCCTCAGTGCCGCCCACTGACAAAGTCTGTTTATGGTTAGGT GCTAATGTCATGTTAGAGTACGACATTGATGAAGCCCAGGCTCTCCTAGAGAAGAACTTGTCCACAGCGTCTCGCAACCTAGAGACTCTGGAGGACGATCTGGATTTCCTGCGAGACCAGTTCACCACCACCGAAGTCA ACATGGCACGAGTCTACAACTGGGACGTGAAGAGAAGGAGCAAAGAGAACCTCTTGAAATCTGCAGAAAAGTCTTAA